The proteins below are encoded in one region of Bacteroidota bacterium:
- a CDS encoding DUF1360 domain-containing protein, which yields MIRPFRQDMFWYFLAVLSVWRISHLLSSEDGPFDLVLKGRMALRDSLLGKLFDCFYCLSIWIAIPFAICRATTIEEGIMMTLSLSALAIFTDRLIGKLL from the coding sequence GTGATTCGTCCATTCCGCCAAGATATGTTTTGGTACTTTTTGGCAGTGTTATCTGTGTGGCGCATAAGCCACTTGCTTTCATCCGAAGACGGTCCATTTGACTTGGTATTGAAGGGCAGGATGGCTCTTCGTGATTCCTTGCTTGGAAAGCTCTTTGATTGTTTCTATTGCTTGAGCATTTGGATTGCTATACCGTTTGCAATATGTCGAGCAACAACAATTGAAGAGGGCATAATGATGACATTGTCTCTGTCGGCGCTGGCGATATTTACAGACAGGCTGATAGGAAAACTCTTATGA